In one Mucilaginibacter ginsenosidivorax genomic region, the following are encoded:
- a CDS encoding carboxypeptidase-like regulatory domain-containing protein: MKLSLTFIFLFTLFCALNSFAQTDSAFLARTINALEKYSLANQVEKVHLHFDKQGYIPGDTIWFKAYVVTSENHSLSSISNVVYVELLTAKDSVISRVALPLSSGIGWGDIALPVLLKTGKYQLRAYTNWMRNDDLAYFFSQQINIGDLQAIKAKKQNITAKPDVQFFPEGGVLINGLRSKVAIKSVDEKGLGEDLEGLVTDNDDNEVAEFKTHHLGMGIFAITPTAGKLYKVKITCKNGNRYIFDLPKAHDDGFAIAINNTQADSLSVRIVASNKLFETQKSAGYYLLAQSAGKICYTAAFRLAAQSFNTAIDKKRFPTGITRFTLFAANGEPLNERIVFIQNNDALKLNITRAGNTLTARQKVQFELDAKTAGGNNITGSFSVSVINEDLTPVDELSENTILNNLLLTSDIKGYIEQPNYYFTDITDKTRADLDILMLTQGYRRFEWKQVLADKHQQPVFEAEKSLQISGYLKTLDGKPVANGKVRLLTTKAGIFMLDTVTNENGKFSFNRLPEDSARYVIQARSDKNKKNVMVVLDTLSGHKSFAFRNAPGEKDTIKELTAYQKQVKQQLKLSLDRRTIQLKEVVIKDKKDTPKDIFSHAEHPDQVINDFPKEPTGESLSTFLGVRLRGIEMRSSAEGASFYTARSIAKYYPKPPPMMVKLDGSIIDPAIFSTLLLTDIESAEVIRTTGQMDMTTGAREVLYLISRKHSGTAIKPSTPDVITYQSNGLYKAREFYSPKYDRINESNTKPDLRTTIYWNPTVIIDKGLTKFEFFNSDTKGTYRVTVEGIDTDGNLGRIVYRYNVE, translated from the coding sequence ATGAAACTGAGCCTAACCTTCATTTTCCTGTTTACTTTATTTTGCGCATTGAACAGCTTTGCCCAAACCGATTCAGCGTTTTTGGCCCGCACCATTAATGCGCTCGAAAAATATTCATTGGCAAACCAGGTAGAGAAGGTTCATTTGCATTTTGATAAACAGGGGTATATACCCGGCGATACCATTTGGTTTAAGGCCTATGTAGTCACCAGCGAAAACCACTCCTTATCGTCAATCAGCAACGTGGTGTATGTTGAATTACTTACAGCAAAAGATTCGGTAATAAGCCGGGTGGCCCTGCCTTTAAGTTCGGGCATAGGATGGGGGGATATTGCCTTGCCTGTCTTATTAAAAACAGGTAAATATCAATTACGGGCGTATACTAATTGGATGCGTAATGATGATCTGGCATATTTCTTTAGCCAACAGATAAACATAGGCGATTTACAGGCGATAAAGGCAAAAAAACAAAATATAACGGCAAAGCCCGATGTGCAGTTTTTTCCGGAGGGGGGCGTGTTAATTAACGGCTTACGATCAAAAGTAGCTATAAAATCGGTAGATGAAAAAGGACTGGGCGAAGACCTGGAAGGATTAGTAACGGATAATGACGACAATGAAGTAGCCGAATTTAAAACCCATCATTTGGGGATGGGTATATTTGCTATTACACCAACAGCAGGCAAACTTTATAAAGTTAAAATAACATGTAAAAATGGTAACCGGTATATCTTTGATTTACCAAAAGCACATGACGATGGTTTTGCCATCGCCATTAATAATACACAGGCAGATAGTTTAAGTGTACGCATAGTTGCCTCAAATAAGCTATTTGAAACTCAAAAAAGCGCAGGCTATTACCTGCTTGCACAATCGGCTGGTAAAATTTGTTATACAGCCGCATTCAGGCTGGCGGCACAAAGCTTCAATACGGCTATTGATAAAAAACGTTTCCCGACGGGAATAACACGATTTACACTATTTGCTGCTAATGGCGAGCCGCTTAATGAACGCATAGTCTTTATCCAAAATAACGATGCGCTCAAACTCAACATAACACGGGCAGGCAATACGTTAACAGCCAGGCAAAAGGTACAGTTTGAATTAGATGCTAAAACTGCCGGCGGTAACAATATTACAGGAAGTTTTTCGGTATCTGTGATCAACGAGGATTTAACCCCTGTGGATGAATTATCAGAAAACACGATACTAAACAATTTGCTGCTTACTTCGGATATTAAAGGGTATATCGAACAGCCCAACTACTACTTTACTGATATAACCGATAAAACCCGGGCCGACCTGGATATATTAATGCTTACGCAGGGTTATCGTCGTTTTGAATGGAAACAGGTATTAGCCGATAAGCATCAGCAACCGGTATTTGAAGCCGAAAAATCACTACAAATTTCCGGATACTTAAAAACTTTAGATGGCAAACCGGTAGCCAACGGCAAAGTAAGGTTGTTAACAACTAAAGCTGGCATTTTCATGCTGGATACCGTAACCAATGAAAATGGGAAATTCAGCTTTAACAGGCTGCCTGAGGATAGCGCAAGGTACGTGATACAGGCACGCAGCGATAAAAATAAAAAAAATGTAATGGTTGTGCTTGATACCTTATCCGGTCATAAATCATTTGCGTTTAGAAACGCACCCGGCGAAAAGGATACGATAAAAGAATTAACTGCTTACCAAAAGCAGGTTAAACAACAACTAAAATTAAGTTTAGACAGGCGCACTATACAACTTAAAGAAGTGGTGATAAAAGACAAAAAGGATACGCCAAAAGACATTTTTAGCCATGCAGAACACCCCGACCAGGTGATAAACGATTTTCCGAAAGAGCCGACCGGAGAAAGCCTGAGCACTTTTTTGGGCGTACGCCTACGTGGTATCGAGATGAGGAGCTCGGCAGAAGGCGCTTCGTTTTATACTGCACGATCTATAGCTAAATATTACCCAAAGCCGCCGCCAATGATGGTAAAGCTTGACGGAAGTATAATTGACCCGGCCATTTTTAGCACTCTTTTACTGACAGATATTGAGAGTGCCGAAGTAATCAGAACAACCGGGCAAATGGATATGACAACAGGTGCAAGGGAAGTACTTTATTTAATTTCAAGAAAACATTCTGGAACCGCAATTAAACCATCTACTCCCGATGTTATCACCTACCAATCAAACGGATTATACAAGGCAAGGGAATTTTATTCGCCCAAATATGATAGGATCAATGAAAGCAACACAAAGCCCGATTTGCGGACAACCATTTATTGGAACCCAACCGTTATAATTGACAAAGGCCTTACCAAATTTGAGTTTTTTAACTCCGACACCAAGGGCACTTACCGAGTAACGGTAGAAGGAATTGATACCGACGGTAATTTGGGCCGAATAGTTTACCGGTATAACGTTGAGTAA
- a CDS encoding DUF58 domain-containing protein, with product MKNIYSLFYKDLFLTNRLFTGLGISVVIFVLSFFFPWLGVIPALVFWALVLLFLIDVLMLYKTAKGVFAKRYAPERLSNSDENELGVYVENWYPFNVSIGIIDEIPFQFQKRDIWFKTTLKPHERKLISYSLRPTKRGEYEFGDIRVYAKSPLGLIRRRYTFEQAETLPVYPSFLQMRKYELMAISNRLTDIGIKKIRRIGHSLEFEQVKNYVAGDDYRTINWKATARQGNLMVNSYTDEKSQHVYCIIDKSRAMKMPFEGLSLLDYAINASLVLSSVALIKEDKAGLITASEKIGAVIPADRKSSQLNKILEVLYKERTRYLETNMELLYSTVRTVIKQRSLVVFFTNYESMNALNRQLPYLKRIAKFHLLLVVFFENTELKTLSEKQATDLEGIYIKTIAEKFAYDKKLIVKELAKYGIQSILSAPQNLTINTINKYLELKAKQKI from the coding sequence GTGAAAAACATTTACAGCCTGTTTTATAAAGATCTTTTTTTAACCAACCGCCTGTTTACCGGTTTGGGAATAAGCGTGGTAATTTTTGTGCTATCATTCTTTTTTCCCTGGCTCGGGGTTATACCGGCATTGGTTTTCTGGGCGTTGGTATTGCTATTTTTGATTGATGTGCTCATGCTTTATAAAACGGCCAAAGGTGTATTTGCTAAACGCTATGCCCCCGAAAGGTTAAGCAACAGCGACGAAAACGAACTGGGTGTTTATGTTGAAAACTGGTACCCGTTTAATGTTAGCATCGGCATTATTGACGAGATTCCGTTTCAGTTTCAAAAACGGGATATCTGGTTTAAAACAACGCTAAAACCCCACGAGCGCAAACTGATAAGCTATAGCTTGCGCCCTACCAAACGCGGCGAGTATGAGTTTGGCGATATCCGCGTATATGCCAAATCGCCATTAGGGCTTATCAGGCGGCGTTATACTTTTGAGCAGGCCGAGACATTGCCGGTATACCCATCCTTCCTCCAGATGCGTAAATATGAGCTGATGGCCATATCCAACAGGCTAACAGATATCGGCATCAAAAAAATACGCCGTATTGGCCACAGCCTGGAATTTGAACAGGTAAAAAACTATGTTGCCGGCGATGATTACCGCACCATCAACTGGAAAGCCACTGCCAGGCAGGGCAACCTGATGGTTAACTCCTATACCGACGAAAAATCGCAGCATGTATATTGTATAATAGATAAATCGAGGGCCATGAAAATGCCTTTTGAGGGTTTAAGCCTTTTGGATTATGCCATAAATGCAAGCCTGGTACTATCAAGCGTAGCGTTGATAAAAGAGGACAAGGCCGGTTTAATTACTGCATCTGAAAAAATTGGCGCGGTTATTCCGGCCGACAGAAAATCGTCGCAATTGAATAAGATACTGGAGGTTTTGTATAAGGAGCGCACCCGCTACCTGGAAACCAATATGGAACTACTATACAGCACCGTACGTACTGTAATAAAACAACGTAGCCTGGTGGTTTTTTTTACCAATTACGAAAGTATGAACGCCCTTAACCGGCAATTGCCCTACCTGAAACGGATAGCCAAATTTCACCTGCTGCTGGTTGTTTTTTTTGAAAACACAGAACTTAAAACCCTGAGTGAAAAACAGGCAACCGACCTGGAAGGCATCTACATAAAAACCATTGCCGAAAAGTTTGCTTACGATAAAAAACTGATTGTAAAAGAACTGGCCAAATATGGTATCCAATCTATTTTGAGTGCACCGCAAAATTTGACGATTAATACCATTAACAAGTATTTGGAATTGAAGGCTAAACAGAAGATTTAG
- a CDS encoding DUF4350 domain-containing protein, translating into MKDFKIYISIASILLIVYLVAQYNKPNAINWQSTLAKNDKIPFGTYILHNQLEKLFPDAEIANTNKSIYNVFHNDSLQQGNYLIIAKSIKLNKFDFDEMVKYVKAGNSVFMSAFSWSGYLADSLKIESQAEYAKHNVSFNFVNSKLRAQSSYLFNRDIANQYFSSLDTAKATVLAQNYANHCTFMSYSFGKGHLYLCATPALFTNYSLLTRQGNDFVEKAFSYMPTAGHLYWDQFQNGDIPEDVSPLRVFFANPALQWAYYLSLCGISVFIFYEMKRRQRIIPVVEPLQNSTLEFVTVVGQVYYEKRDNANIAHKKVIYLLEHFRDYYRLKTNKLDNEFIDTVSKKTGVAIEFITDLVHSVIFISAQHHVTDHELIRLNKLIEKFYSQTGHNGK; encoded by the coding sequence ATGAAGGATTTTAAAATCTATATTTCAATTGCCAGCATCCTGCTCATAGTATATCTTGTTGCGCAGTACAATAAGCCCAACGCTATTAACTGGCAATCAACACTTGCCAAAAATGATAAAATTCCGTTTGGTACTTATATTTTGCATAACCAGCTTGAAAAGCTTTTTCCAGATGCCGAAATTGCCAATACCAACAAATCCATTTACAATGTTTTCCATAACGATAGCCTGCAACAGGGTAATTACCTCATTATAGCCAAAAGTATAAAGCTCAATAAATTTGATTTTGACGAAATGGTGAAATACGTGAAAGCAGGCAACTCGGTGTTTATGTCGGCATTTAGCTGGAGCGGCTACCTTGCCGATTCGCTAAAAATTGAGTCGCAGGCCGAGTATGCTAAGCATAACGTATCCTTTAATTTTGTTAACAGCAAATTACGGGCTCAAAGTAGCTACCTGTTCAATCGTGATATTGCAAACCAATATTTTAGCAGCCTTGATACCGCCAAAGCAACCGTTTTAGCCCAAAACTATGCTAACCACTGTACTTTTATGAGTTACAGTTTTGGCAAGGGGCACCTGTATTTATGTGCTACACCCGCCTTATTCACCAACTATAGCCTATTAACCAGGCAAGGGAACGATTTTGTTGAGAAGGCTTTCTCTTATATGCCTACTGCCGGCCATTTGTATTGGGACCAATTTCAAAATGGCGATATTCCTGAAGATGTTTCGCCATTAAGGGTATTTTTTGCTAACCCGGCTTTGCAATGGGCATACTACTTAAGCCTTTGCGGTATTTCGGTTTTTATTTTTTACGAAATGAAGCGCCGCCAGCGCATTATACCGGTGGTAGAGCCTTTACAAAATTCGACCCTGGAGTTTGTAACTGTTGTGGGGCAGGTTTATTACGAAAAACGCGACAACGCCAACATTGCCCATAAAAAAGTGATTTATCTGTTAGAGCATTTCAGAGACTATTACCGCCTTAAAACCAACAAACTTGATAATGAATTTATAGATACTGTATCAAAAAAAACGGGCGTAGCCATCGAATTTATTACCGACCTGGTACATTCGGTAATTTTCATAAGCGCGCAGCACCACGTTACCGATCATGAATTAATCAGATTAAATAAACTTATAGAGAAATTTTACAGCCAAACCGGACACAATGGAAAATGA
- a CDS encoding L-serine ammonia-lyase encodes MVREQISVFDMFKIGIGPSSSHTLGPWRAAQQFVISLQQQEMLPLANQVQILLYGSLAKTGRGHGTDIAVLLGLSGDDPVTFEVDQITPKIDYITSSHKLILGGAKEIEFSVVDDLLFLFNESLPFHPNAVTFQAFLSNGKAVSETYYSIGGGFVVKDGASAQSKHEVDLPFPIDTAADLLHWCIKTGLRISEVVMENELAWRSEHETRAGVLNIFKALKECMYRGCHTTGQLPGGLNVARRAFKLNAKLISDRPYSNYEEWITAIRQTGDSFKNILDWVSCFALAVNEENASFGRVVTAPTNGAAGVIPAVLQYYIVFCEGNTDEKIIQFLLTASEIGSIFKKGATISAAMGGCQAEIGVSSAMAAAALTECLGGTQRQVLMAAEIAMEHHLGLTCDPIGGLVQIPCIERNTMGAIKAITASQLALQSNPEKAKVSLDAVVRTMWQTALDMNSKYKETSDGGLAINIPISLPEC; translated from the coding sequence ATGGTAAGGGAGCAAATTTCGGTATTTGATATGTTTAAGATAGGGATAGGGCCATCAAGCTCGCATACCCTTGGGCCATGGCGTGCTGCACAGCAGTTTGTAATATCGTTACAACAGCAGGAGATGCTGCCGCTTGCTAACCAGGTACAAATACTGCTTTATGGTTCGTTGGCGAAAACAGGCAGGGGGCATGGCACTGATATTGCCGTATTGCTGGGCCTAAGCGGCGATGATCCCGTAACTTTTGAGGTTGACCAGATTACCCCGAAAATCGACTATATTACTTCTTCGCATAAATTGATATTGGGTGGGGCGAAGGAAATTGAATTTTCGGTAGTTGACGACTTGTTGTTTTTGTTTAACGAAAGTTTGCCTTTTCATCCCAATGCGGTTACTTTCCAGGCTTTTTTGAGTAATGGCAAAGCGGTATCCGAAACCTACTACTCCATAGGCGGAGGGTTTGTGGTTAAGGATGGTGCATCAGCTCAATCAAAACATGAGGTAGACCTGCCGTTCCCGATTGATACAGCGGCCGATTTATTGCATTGGTGTATAAAAACCGGCCTTCGCATTTCTGAAGTGGTTATGGAAAACGAACTGGCCTGGCGCAGCGAACATGAGACCCGTGCAGGGGTATTAAATATTTTTAAAGCCTTAAAAGAGTGCATGTACCGCGGCTGCCATACTACCGGCCAGTTACCTGGCGGTTTAAATGTAGCCCGGCGTGCTTTTAAATTAAACGCAAAACTAATAAGCGATAGGCCTTACAGTAACTACGAGGAATGGATTACCGCGATAAGGCAAACAGGCGATAGTTTTAAAAATATACTGGATTGGGTGAGTTGTTTTGCACTGGCAGTGAATGAAGAAAATGCTTCATTTGGACGTGTAGTAACTGCACCTACAAACGGTGCTGCCGGCGTTATCCCTGCCGTATTACAATACTATATTGTTTTTTGCGAGGGTAACACCGACGAGAAGATTATCCAGTTTTTGCTCACCGCATCCGAGATTGGCAGCATCTTTAAAAAAGGGGCTACAATATCGGCAGCAATGGGCGGCTGCCAGGCCGAAATTGGGGTTTCATCGGCTATGGCTGCGGCTGCACTGACCGAGTGCCTGGGCGGCACTCAGCGGCAGGTACTTATGGCCGCCGAAATAGCCATGGAACATCACCTTGGCCTTACCTGCGACCCTATTGGCGGCCTGGTGCAAATCCCCTGCATCGAGCGTAATACCATGGGGGCCATAAAAGCCATTACGGCATCGCAGTTAGCGCTGCAAAGCAATCCCGAAAAGGCCAAAGTAAGCCTTGATGCCGTAGTAAGAACAATGTGGCAAACGGCGCTTGATATGAATTCTAAATACAAAGAAACATCTGATGGCGGGCTGGCTATTAATATACCTATCAGCTTGCCGGAGTGTTAA
- a CDS encoding DUF4129 domain-containing protein: MKNINMLRLLCFIFFSFAVPAHSVKGVVPAKNSTKPLILKLDTQQVNVRHLDSAAIKAYSKLPEFKYDEEIQKDPSWWTRFWHWFWTWLKNLFKPAKLSNNKVNPFFQVLLYVLQYLFIGAGLAAVVFLVLKLAGIDLLHVFRRKSMGANLPYQESLENIHDINFDDELERAIAQHNYRLAVRLLYLKCLKQLSDADLIKWQIDKTNNAYINELTNPNQRQVFKTLTLQFEYIWYGEFGIDASVFKNISTLFTDFKKEIS, encoded by the coding sequence TTGAAGAATATTAATATGTTGCGCCTGCTCTGCTTTATATTTTTTTCATTCGCTGTTCCCGCTCATTCAGTTAAAGGTGTTGTTCCTGCTAAAAACAGCACAAAACCTTTAATACTGAAGCTGGACACCCAACAGGTAAATGTGCGCCACCTGGATAGCGCAGCTATTAAAGCCTACAGCAAACTTCCCGAGTTTAAATACGACGAAGAAATACAAAAAGACCCATCATGGTGGACCCGCTTTTGGCATTGGTTTTGGACCTGGCTTAAAAACCTGTTTAAACCAGCAAAACTTTCGAATAATAAAGTGAATCCGTTTTTCCAGGTGTTGTTATATGTACTGCAGTATCTTTTTATAGGCGCAGGGCTGGCGGCTGTGGTGTTCCTGGTTCTTAAACTGGCTGGTATCGATCTATTGCATGTGTTCAGGCGTAAATCAATGGGGGCGAATTTGCCCTACCAGGAATCTTTGGAAAACATTCACGACATCAATTTTGACGACGAACTGGAGCGGGCCATCGCGCAGCACAATTACCGCCTGGCTGTAAGGCTGCTATATTTAAAATGCCTGAAACAGCTTAGTGACGCCGACCTTATTAAATGGCAGATAGATAAAACAAACAATGCCTACATCAATGAATTAACCAATCCCAATCAGCGCCAGGTATTTAAAACCCTAACCTTGCAGTTTGAATATATTTGGTATGGCGAGTTTGGCATTGATGCCTCCGTTTTTAAAAATATCAGTACATTATTTACAGATTTTAAAAAGGAGATATCATGA
- a CDS encoding stage II sporulation protein M codes for MREPLFVKQNAAKWSSFEQSPTDDPDELAERFIQITDDLAYAKTFYPKSKTTAYLNGLAAGLHQSIYKNKSEKSNRFLTFWKYELPILFKTYQKPLLYSFIFFIIFCFIGALSAKYDENFVRLILGDGYVDMTNANIAKGDPFGVYKQGGETLMFLAIAANNIYVSLVTFVSGVIFSVGSVYFLFRNGLMLGSFQYYFFSKGLGLKSILVVWIHGTLEISSIMIAGAAGIILGNSLLFPKTYTRMVSLKRGAKDGMKVAIGIVPILIVAAFFEGFVTRHTEMPVWLSVTILTSSLLFIIWYVIIYPNKIYKTLNHNATKN; via the coding sequence ATGCGCGAACCTCTTTTTGTAAAACAAAACGCTGCCAAATGGAGCAGCTTTGAACAATCGCCAACGGATGATCCTGACGAACTTGCCGAAAGGTTTATCCAAATAACCGACGACCTTGCTTACGCCAAAACATTTTACCCAAAATCAAAAACTACAGCGTACCTTAACGGGCTGGCGGCTGGCTTACATCAATCCATCTACAAAAACAAAAGCGAAAAAAGCAACCGTTTCTTAACCTTCTGGAAATACGAATTGCCTATCCTGTTTAAAACTTATCAAAAGCCGTTGCTATACTCATTTATATTTTTCATCATTTTTTGCTTCATCGGCGCCTTATCGGCAAAATACGATGAAAACTTTGTACGCCTAATTTTAGGCGACGGATATGTAGACATGACCAATGCCAATATTGCCAAAGGCGATCCCTTTGGTGTATACAAACAAGGCGGCGAAACCCTGATGTTTTTGGCGATAGCAGCCAATAACATCTACGTGTCGTTGGTTACTTTTGTAAGCGGCGTTATATTTTCTGTCGGATCAGTGTACTTTCTATTCCGCAACGGATTGATGCTGGGATCGTTTCAATATTACTTTTTTAGTAAGGGATTAGGCTTAAAATCAATCCTGGTGGTGTGGATACACGGCACTTTAGAGATTTCATCTATCATGATAGCCGGTGCCGCAGGCATTATTTTAGGCAACAGCCTTTTGTTCCCTAAAACGTACACACGTATGGTATCCTTAAAAAGAGGGGCTAAAGATGGTATGAAAGTAGCTATTGGCATAGTACCAATTTTAATTGTGGCCGCCTTTTTTGAAGGTTTTGTAACCCGCCATACCGAAATGCCGGTTTGGCTTAGCGTTACCATTTTAACATCGTCATTATTGTTTATCATTTGGTATGTAATTATATACCCCAATAAAATTTATAAAACCCTAAACCACAATGCAACCAAAAATTGA
- a CDS encoding RDD family protein produces the protein MQTIRITTSQNIDIDYEVAGLGERIVAYLIDMAMFIVIFIAAMIVMSMLNILNSEGALIGVLVIIYASLYVFYDLACEIAMNGQSVGKRIMKIKVISLDGARPKFSQYLLRWLFRIIDFFPGTMHLCGLISVAVSDKSQRVGDMVAGTTLIRTAPRTKINNIAFSPSADDYQPVFAAAASLNDKDIELINEVINSYIKNRNSVLVFNMAQRIKDLLGVTPPADMNDMLFLQTIIKDYSHIVAQADVL, from the coding sequence ATGCAAACTATAAGGATAACCACATCACAAAACATTGATATTGACTACGAAGTTGCCGGCCTGGGCGAACGTATTGTTGCTTACCTGATTGACATGGCCATGTTTATAGTGATATTCATTGCTGCAATGATTGTGATGTCGATGTTGAACATCCTAAACTCCGAAGGCGCATTAATTGGCGTTTTAGTAATTATATATGCCTCGCTATATGTATTTTATGATTTGGCTTGCGAAATTGCCATGAACGGGCAAAGTGTTGGCAAGCGTATCATGAAAATAAAGGTGATAAGCCTTGACGGAGCCCGGCCCAAGTTTAGCCAATACTTGTTACGCTGGCTGTTCAGGATTATTGACTTTTTCCCGGGCACTATGCATTTGTGTGGACTGATAAGTGTTGCCGTATCTGATAAATCGCAGCGTGTGGGCGATATGGTTGCCGGTACTACACTTATCCGTACTGCGCCGCGCACAAAAATCAATAATATAGCTTTCAGCCCCTCTGCCGATGATTACCAGCCGGTTTTTGCTGCCGCTGCCAGCCTTAACGATAAAGATATTGAATTGATTAATGAGGTAATAAACAGCTATATTAAAAATCGCAACAGCGTGCTTGTATTTAATATGGCACAGCGCATCAAAGACCTTTTAGGCGTAACCCCGCCAGCCGATATGAACGACATGTTGTTTTTGCAAACCATTATAAAAGATTACAGCCACATTGTAGCTCAGGCAGATGTGCTGTAA
- a CDS encoding DUF2752 domain-containing protein, giving the protein MLANYITIQIFCSQLGFIRWLQNHLIPCPFKYFTGIDCPGCGFQRSVIALVQGNLDKSFALYPPAIPLLLFFAYGIADSYFKLDTKKFAVKKTLFMIVGSIVLISYCIKMYGLYLHYSTSA; this is encoded by the coding sequence ATGCTGGCAAATTATATCACAATACAAATATTTTGCAGTCAGTTGGGTTTTATCCGCTGGCTGCAAAATCATTTAATACCCTGCCCTTTTAAATATTTCACCGGTATTGATTGCCCCGGCTGCGGCTTTCAGCGCTCTGTAATTGCGCTTGTACAAGGCAATTTAGATAAAAGCTTTGCACTTTACCCCCCTGCCATTCCCCTACTTTTATTTTTTGCCTACGGTATTGCCGATAGTTATTTTAAACTCGACACCAAAAAGTTCGCGGTAAAAAAAACCTTATTTATGATTGTTGGCAGCATAGTGCTTATCAGTTACTGCATTAAAATGTACGGCCTTTATCTGCATTACAGCACATCTGCCTGA
- a CDS encoding DUF5684 domain-containing protein, whose translation MENYDPSNPGAPFIFAIMGIFMIPGLIAGVICAIGMWKIFEKAGKPGWASLIPIYNLIVLLEIIGKPMWWLIVIFFPCTSFIFAIWALNLLSKSFGQSEGFTIGMILLPYIFFPILGFGKYQYIGPAGAGFAGFQPYDPSKDYRDPFNPNTPPQA comes from the coding sequence ATGGAAAACTACGATCCGTCAAATCCCGGGGCGCCTTTTATTTTTGCTATTATGGGTATCTTTATGATTCCCGGGCTTATAGCTGGTGTAATTTGCGCTATTGGTATGTGGAAGATATTTGAAAAAGCAGGCAAGCCTGGCTGGGCTTCATTAATTCCTATCTACAATTTAATTGTCTTGCTAGAAATTATCGGGAAACCAATGTGGTGGTTAATTGTAATATTTTTTCCATGTACCAGTTTCATTTTTGCTATTTGGGCTTTGAATTTATTAAGCAAAAGTTTTGGGCAAAGTGAAGGTTTTACCATTGGCATGATTCTATTACCTTACATATTCTTCCCAATTCTGGGTTTCGGGAAATACCAGTATATCGGCCCCGCCGGTGCTGGTTTTGCAGGCTTTCAACCATATGATCCTTCAAAAGATTACCGGGATCCGTTTAACCCTAATACGCCACCGCAAGCTTAA
- a CDS encoding AAA family ATPase, which produces MENDFFEQRTDMSRLSLAVDQIKATLGKIIVGQTVSIDLLIAGILADGHILIEGVPGVAKTLTAKLISKAIDAKYSRIQFTPDLMPSDILGTSVFNPKSTEFEFKQGPIFGNIILIDEINRAPAKTQSALFEVMEEKQVTIDGQTYKMQEPFTVLATQNPVEQEGTYRLPEAQLDRFLFKIEIKYPSLEEEIAIITQQHQQKNTDQLNNITPVLSAGEIISLRQQVRALHVERKLLEFTAKIVFETRNHKSLYLGGSPRASLAMISAAKALAAIKGRDFVTPDDIIYVAAPVLRHRVMLTPDKEMEGLSPDDVIGQIIQKIEVPR; this is translated from the coding sequence ATGGAAAATGATTTTTTTGAACAACGAACTGATATGAGCAGGTTAAGCCTGGCTGTTGACCAGATAAAAGCTACACTGGGTAAAATTATTGTGGGGCAAACTGTTTCTATCGACTTGCTGATAGCTGGCATACTGGCCGATGGACACATTTTGATTGAAGGCGTACCCGGCGTGGCCAAAACACTTACAGCCAAACTTATTTCAAAAGCAATTGACGCCAAATACTCCCGCATTCAGTTTACCCCTGATTTGATGCCATCAGATATATTAGGTACTTCTGTATTCAACCCCAAATCAACAGAGTTTGAATTTAAGCAGGGCCCTATATTTGGCAATATCATCCTGATAGATGAAATTAACCGTGCACCTGCAAAAACACAATCGGCATTGTTTGAGGTGATGGAAGAAAAGCAGGTTACCATTGACGGGCAGACGTATAAAATGCAGGAGCCCTTCACGGTATTAGCCACCCAAAACCCGGTTGAGCAGGAAGGCACCTACCGCCTGCCCGAAGCACAGCTGGATAGGTTTCTATTTAAAATAGAAATTAAATACCCATCGCTGGAGGAGGAAATAGCTATAATTACCCAGCAGCATCAGCAAAAAAATACAGATCAGTTAAATAATATCACTCCTGTATTATCGGCCGGCGAAATTATATCGTTGAGGCAGCAGGTACGGGCTTTGCATGTTGAGCGCAAGCTGCTGGAATTTACGGCTAAAATTGTATTTGAAACCCGCAACCATAAATCATTATACTTGGGTGGTTCGCCCAGGGCTTCGCTGGCTATGATCAGCGCGGCTAAGGCACTGGCGGCTATTAAAGGGCGCGATTTTGTTACGCCCGATGATATTATTTATGTTGCAGCCCCGGTATTAAGGCACCGGGTAATGCTTACGCCGGATAAGGAAATGGAAGGCCTTAGTCCCGACGATGTAATTGGGCAAATTATTCAAAAAATAGAGGTACCACGATAA